From a region of the Phaseolus vulgaris cultivar G19833 chromosome 6, P. vulgaris v2.0, whole genome shotgun sequence genome:
- the LOC137832229 gene encoding uncharacterized protein has translation MGNCFATESSMDWGGDDWGSLSSSKRRSMSSGKVFDEVDEASLENAEEKEKLLGVLRASSDPNGKVKIKISKKELAQLLGGKESNKHLGEQVLARLIHARDHNEDHDVHHRSWRPVLQSIPEVN, from the coding sequence ATGGGAAACTGTTTTGCCACGGAGTCGTCTATGGATTGGGGTGGTGATGATTGGGGTTCTTTGTCATCGTCTAAGAGAAGGAGTATGAGTTCGGGgaaggtgtttgatgaagttgatgaggCGAGTTTGGAAAACGCGGAGGAGAAGGAGAAGCTCTTGGGTGTGCTGAGAGCTTCTTCTGATCCCAATGGGAAGGTGAAGATCAAGATCTCGAAGAAGGAGCTGGCACAGTTGTTGGGAGGGAAAGAGAGTAATAAGCATTTGGGTGAACAAGTTCTGGCTCGTTTAATTCACGCTAGAGATCATAACGAGGACCATGATGTTCATCATAGATCTTGGAGACCCGTGCTTCAAAGTATACCTGAGGTTAATTAG